Within Roseibium sp. HPY-6, the genomic segment TTTCGCTCGATTTCGGGCGCCAGAAAATCATTGATACCGCGTACGCGATGGGCCTGACCCACGAACTTGAAAACTCGATCTCTCTGCCGATCGGATCGTCGGAAGTCACGGCGATAGACATGGCGTCTTCCTATGCAACCTTCGCAAACGGCGGGTTTTCTGCACCCGCCTATGCGATACTGGAAGTGCGCAACAGCGATGGCAAACTGCTCTACAGGCGTGAGCGGGACGAAGCTTCCACACCAAAGCGGGTACTGCCTGAAGAGCAGGTCCACATGATGAACGGGATCCTCGTCAATGTAGTGGAGGCCGGGACCGCCAGGCGCGCCAGAATTGACGGTGTCGTTGCTGCCGGAAAGACAGGAACGACCAACGCCTATCGCGACGCCTGGTTCGTTGGCTATACCGGAAACTTTTCGACGGCCGTCTGGGTTGGCAACGACGATTTCACCTCGACACGCCGCGTCACGGGCGGAAGTCTGCCTGCAATGACATGGCAGCTCTATATGAATTATGCCCATAACGGCATTGAGCTCGCCGGCATGCCAGGGGTCGATCCCGAGACGCTGCCGCGTCTGTCAAAGCCATCGACAACAAAGGTTGCCGAAAAAACAACCGTTTTCTCCCAGCCACGGGTTTTGAAACGCCGGACCCAAGGGTTGCTGCTGCGGATCGGCAGAGACCTGCGGCAGTTGATCGAGAAGGAAAACGCAAAGCTGGACACGTCTGACGATCCCGCGCAGACCGACTTTGCGGCCGCCCAATGACCGGATCACCCGGACAGCCGGCCGAGATACGATATGGCGAGGCAGATTGGCACGTTCAGGACTTGCCCCTGGCCATTCGCCCGCACAAAACCCGACCTTTCAGAACCCTGGTTTTCCTGTCAATCATAGTCGGTCTCGCATCGCTTCTCGGCATTAGTTCCGCATATGTAATGATCGAACGCGAACAACCGCTCAATGCGGTCACGATCGGCCCGTGGCAAGCCTACCCGAAAGCAGGAACCGCCGAAGCAGATCCCTATTCAGTGGCGATTTACACCCGTGGAGCGGTCGTGCCGCTGGCTTCCGGAGAAGGACTGGCGCTCGTCGCGCGAGAGGACAGCGCCGGGCACCTTCTGGACCCGACATGTGTCTACAGGATTTCAGGGCAGACCCCTGCTGCACGGCTGTGGACGCTGACCGTGACGGACGGTGATGGCCGCCTTGTCCAAACAATGCCAGGCCGCGTTCATCTTGACAGCCAGAGCCTGCTTCGAAATCCGGATGGAAGCTTTGCAATCAGCGCTGCCAGCAAACCACATTCTGGAAACTGGCTCCCCCTGGCGTCAGCAGCGAATGCAAGCGATGGGCTGCGTTTCGTATTGCGTCTTTACGATGCGCCCGTGACCACAGGCGCCGCGCTTGACGGTATCCAGCTGCCCGGCATTGAAAGACAGGGATGCCCATGACGCTGTCTCCGCGTTTCTCGATGACACTTGGCGCCTGTGCAACCGTCTTTCTCGCGGTCATTATCCATGTGCTTGTGGTCTTCGGTGTCCCGCTGAACGTGCAGCACAGCGCCTACGACAACATCTCCGAATATGGGCCAGACAGGCAATTCAACCTGTTACCGGATGTAAGGCCGCAGCAGGAGGCCCTGCCGGATCTCGATCCGTCAATGAAACACGCGGCCTGCAGGTTTCAGCTTGTCGACGGCCCCGTCCTGTTTGACGCGGGCATTCCGACGTCCTTCTGGTCCATCGGCCTGTTCAATTCAGCCGGCGAAACCCTCTACAGCCTGAACAACCGCACGGCGGGTGCCGATCGCTTGTCCATGCTGGTCCTGACGCCATCGCAACTGTCGATCCTTAGAGAGAATCCGCCGGAAAACCTGGAAGATCTCATTGTCATCGAAACCGAAGAGATAAGTGGCTTTGCCCTTTTGAGGGCACATGTTCCCCACCCTTCAAAGGCAAATGCCATCGATCTCGCACTCAAGTCGGCGACCTGCGGAACCATCGGCTGACATTCACGAGTTCTGAGCTCTGGCCCCTTTGTCAGGCCTGAGGCGCGAAGGGGCCGAGCGCGTCAAACAGATCCTGATAATGCGCTTCCTTGCCCTGCCAGCGTCCGAGCGAAGAACGGAATATCGGGCGGCGGACCTGCGTATTGGAGAACGTCGTGACGGGGCTTTCGCTTTTGTAAAACTCAAGACAGGCGTCTTCCCACGCAAGGCCCGCATGTGACAGCAGCGTTTCGCTTTCAGCACGCTGATTGTCGACTAAAGCTTCATAGGTCAGCGTGTGAATATCGACCGGAGCCACCTTTTGCCAATGCTCCATCAACGAAGCATATGTCCGGTAGTACCTGCCGACCGTGTCTTGCGTCAGGGCGTAGTTATGCGCCGGGGAAAGAGGATGCGACAGCAAAGATATGCACGTGTCGGCAGCTGATCTGGAACAGTGAATGAATGTCGCCTTCGGAAAAAGAAGGCTCATCAGCCAGACCATCTCGTAATTGTGCGGCATCTTGTCCGTTACACGGTCGGCGCGTCGGTCAACGTTGTCCAGAACCGACAGGTATTTACGGGCAATCCGTTTGAACTCCTTCGGTTCTATGTTCTTGAGACGGCTTTCAAGCGCCGCGCTCGGTTGCCCTTTCAGGCCCATTTCTTCCTGCAGATGCCTGAAAAACTGAACCTCGCCGCCGCTTGCCGCCCGTGAATGGCAGCTCACAATCTGTTCGATCAGGGTTGTGCCGGATCTCGGCAGGCCGAAGATGAAAACCGGCTTTTCGGACGTGTCCGCGACGTCCTTGTGACTTGCGAAGAAGTCTTCGTTGAAAACTTCCTTCGTAAAGGCAATGCGCTCCTCATAGGCACTCGGATCAAACGGCGGATAGTGCAGCTTTCGCGCTGCCTGGTAATGGTCGAGCCCGCGCGGCGTATCGCCAATATCGTTATAAATCTTTCCGGCTGCCCAATGCAGATTGGCCTGATCCGGCCCCGGACGCGGCGTGCCGTCGCTTATGAGAGCTTCGATCTGGTCAAGTTCAGCAGGCTTTTCCTTGAAAGAACGGGCAAGGCTCAGGCATTGAAATGCTGTCGGCATCTCTTTCTTGCATTCAATGGCCTTTTCGAACCAGCCAATCGCCTCGTCGATATTACCGACCGTAATCTCGAGCTGGCCCATTCCAACAAGTCCGTACCCGTTTTCCGGATCGAGTTTCAGCGCCCTTTGGTAGCTTTGACGCGACATAACGGCTTGCCGCTTTATGCGATACAAATCACCGAGCTGCGCATGAAAATCGGCCTCTTTCGGCGCAAGTGACACCGCTTTTTTCAAAGAGGCCTGCGCACCATCAACATCGCCGGCATTCATGAGCGCTATGCCGAGAAGCTGATGGACCTGCGGATGCTTGCCTGCCTTGCGAGCGGCTATCTGCAGCCGTTCAATAGCAAGTCCGATGTTGCCTTCCTGATATGCCGCGATGCCGAGCGAAAAGTTGGCCTGTGGGTTGCGCGGATCAAGCCGCAGCACTTGTTCGAACAAATCCAGTGCGATTGGAATGCGCCCTGCGTGCTGATGACTGAGCGCTTCCTGTACAAGCTGCGTCACACCCGGGTTCATGTAGGCTCCTGACAAATTGGCATAGGCTCGGACCAGATTGCTGTTCTCAAACTGTTGATGGTCTTCGAAACCGTCCGTGTCCGTTTTCCCTGCAATAATGCCGTGCCGGCAAAAGTGCAATGGAATTGCTCGCCAGACGCTAAGCCAGTGAGACCACGTTTTCTACGATGGCTATTTCTTCACCGGAGGCCGTTCAATGCTCCAGCCCGTGTAGATCCTGGACCTTTTGGCGGGCTTTTCCTGACCGTAGCGACTGTTGGCCTCACAGCTGGCCTCCGCTAGCCGCACCTGTCCCTCAAGTTCGCGGATGGCGTTGTTGACCTTCCACACTCTGTCCTGGCTCGGGGTCTCGATCTCCAGTCCCTTCAGCGCCTTCTTGTAGGCGATGATCCGGTACCGCAGCGCCTGTCCAACCCATTTGACCATGACTCGGTTTTCCCAAACACGCGCTTTCGCCCCATCGTAGGTTTCCTGCGTCGTCACGGGTTGATTGCGAAGAACCCTCAGCCGCTCATCATCAGCCTTCTGGACTCGCAGAGCGACCTCACAGAAAGGCATGACCAGTTCCGCATCACCGGTTGCGTCCGCGGCAATCTTGTCATAGCGCGCATCGGAAGAGCGAAATCTGTCGGACCGCAGGTAAATGAGATAAAGGTCGGGCGGAACCCGCCCTTCCGTTTCCGGCAGGACGCGCGTGCGCGAAAGCTCGACGATCGTCCCGCCGATCCAATCCTTGGCCCAGGGCGGACGGATAAGTGTCCAGCCACGATCGCGAAGCAGCTTTTCATCGTTCGTGTAGTTGAATTTGGAAACCGGATCACCGCGCAGGCGCGCGGCATTCTCTCCAACCGCGGGCATAAGGTCGTCGTGAATGACAGATGGCCTGGCCCGATCGAAATCGCCTGTCGGACGAACGCAGGCCGAAAGAGCGAGACAAGCGGCCATCAAAACGGCAAGCGAAAGACTTCGCTTCGTCTGTGCGCCCCACCTCCTGTGCGAGGATGCCCGCCCCTTTACCGCATTGTCATTGCCCATCGGGCGTGTCTCCAGACCGCATACTCTGGTTCAAAACCGGAGGATCGGACCCGTCCGGTGCGGCTGGAGGGCTTGGACCGTCAGTCCTTGTCGGAACCAGCGGGTCCAGCAGCTCTTCCGATGGTGTTGATTCGCGCGGCAAGATCAAGGTCATGCCGCTCATAACGGACACCTGGGAAGAGGATAACTTCCCCAAAACTGTCTGTGCTTGACTGTTCGTGCGATTTTGAGCGCTGGCTCACACGTGCACTGGGCCGTGGTGCGGACGAAAAATCCAACAAAGTGCCCATCGTCTCCTCCTTCGGTTCCAGTTTCCTGAACGGCGTATTACCAAGCGGAAACGGTCAAACGGGCGACGCATTACTTCCTACAGGTTCATTAAGAAGCCGTCAGGGTTAACAGCATGCTAACGCTTTTGCTGCAATTTGAAGGAAACAACTTTCGACGGTCGATCTGTGTTTCGTGTCTTGTAGTCGGGTGTCATGCAACAGAGCCAAAAATTTAAACTAAAAAAGCCTCAAACGACGAACGCTTCTCGTACGCGCCCAAGTTCTGCTTCGGCGCGGCATGTGTTGTTGTCCGCGTCCGAGATTTTCGTCGGGCGTCAGAAGCATGACATTGAAGAAACAGGCATTTTTTTGGAACTCGCGCGCAATCTGCTCCAAAGCACCCCAGCGGAGGATCGCCGCCAGATATCCAGGTTGCTCGCCGGACATCCCAAAATACCGGATGATCTGCACGAACAGCTGGCGCGCGATGAAGACCCTCTGACAGCGGCTCCGGCCCTTCGTAACAGTCCCCGCCTTTCTGTGGATCTCCAGCTTGAGATTGCCGAGCGTGGTCCGGAGATTTCCAGAAAGGCGGTTGCAAGCCGTCCTTCCCTTCGCGAATCGGTCATCAGTGCCTTGTGCGACCACGGTGAAGCAAGTGCAGTCAAAATACTGCTCGAACGCGAGGACATCAGCCTCAACAAGACCCATCAGGCCAAACTCAGCCGGAGAAGCGACATCATCGCCTCTCTCGGCCTGGAACTTGCCGGCCGGGATGCCCTTAATCCCGACGGCCTGATGGGACAGTTTCTGCATTTGCCGGCGCCTTTGAAAAAGCAGGCAATCGCTGCCGCGGAAATGACCAGCCTCGTCAAACAGGCGCAGACACCAGGTGGAAACATGTCTCAAAGACCCGAAGCAAACCGTCTCCGTATCCAGGAAGCCCTGGTCGAAGAGGCAATGAGCCAGAACGAACACCGCTTTGCGACATTGCTCAGCCAGGGGCTCGGCCTTTCAAGATCGACCTGCAACCTTTTGCTACGGAAAGATCAGGGGGAAGGCCTCACAATTGCCCTCAAAGCACTGGGGATGCCGGAATTTCAAACCACGACGATCCTGATCCGTCTCCTGGGCGAGGATACGCCTTTGACCGACCTGCGCGGTCTCTTGCGAATGCACCGCACGCTCAGCAACGGCGCAGCCGAAGCACTGGTCGGGCAATGGCTCCTGCACGATCAGGGCGCACAGAAATCCGCGCCGCGGTATTCCTCGCAGTATCAGGAAGCAGCCGGCAGAAAGACACAAGCCAAGAAGACCTTCGCAAAACGTGGAGTGGATCAGCGGCAAAAAGCCCGTTCATAAAACGGGTGATCGAAACGCATCAAGTTCGAAACAGATCGCTTCCGGGCACTTCCTTGGGGCCGTCTTGCGCGAGCGGCAAACCCGCATCCCCTTCCCGTGCCTCGATCTCGACCAGCCAATAGTCGGGATCCATCCGGGCTTCGTTTTGCAGTCGTTGGCTTATGTCAGTGGTATCCACAGAAGACAGTATTTTCTCGAACAAGCGTCCAAGGGGCTGATCGCTGAACATCGCCTGCGGAGCCGGGCCATAGAGGTCGAACGATCCGTCCAAACGGTCGATCGACACAAAAACAGCGCCAGCTTCTTCAGCTCCGCGTCTTGAAATGGCAGCGAAGCCTCCTTCAGTGAAAATCCGGCGCACAAGCGCCGAGACAAAAAACTCGGAAGTGACTCTCATTTCAGCTTTCCAATAGTGCCGCTTCCGGCCCTAACGCCGGATTGCCATTGTCCGCCGGAATAAGGCAGACCGAAAGCCTCATCAATCAACCGGACAACCGTCTCCCGCTGATCATTTCAAGACGCTCAACAGTTTTTGCTCCTGGCTCACCTGTCAGCGGCAGTCCCCTGTCGAGCTCGAAGCGCCTGATTGCCGCCGTCGTATTGGCTCCCATCACGCCATCGGCTTTCAAGGGTCCGTAGCCGAGTTCGGACAGAGCTTTTTGAATTTTCATGAGCCGTGGATCGGCATCAACACTATTGACGAGCTGCGGCGGCGGCGCCACAGAAAGTGAGCTGCGCGCTCCCGGTTTTGCCCGCGGCACAGGGACGAAAGAACTCTGCGGTTCATCGCCATGCAAAAGGATCAATGCCAGAAGGGCTTCATTCGCCTTTCCGGTCTCCACCTGTCCGGCACGCCGTTCAAAAGCCCGGATGGCACGTTCCGTCGCCGGTCCACTCAGCCCGTCTAGCGGACCTTCATAAAATCCGATTTTCCGAAGGGATATCTGAAGATCCAGCACAAGTGTCGAGATCTCCTGAACCTGCAATCCGCTTCGCCGACCGTCCGGTTCGGGTATCTGCAATGCTTCCGGGCGATCCCGCGTGGCAAACAACGGTGCCGGATGCCGTCCTGGCTGTAAACCGATTGCGTTGGCAATAATCAGACAAGCGGTCAGACCCATGACAACCGTACCACCGGCTGCAACCGGATTATCAAGCGCAAGGTGACCGGCCCTCGCCATCAGGGTCTCTTGTGTTTTCGGCGGACTGCTTTTTTCTTTTGCTCGTGCCATGCCTTTGCCTACGCCGTTTTCGCAAAAGACCGGGGTGACGCTTCGACATCGGACACCGTTTTTGATGGGTACCTGTCAAAGCGCGCCGGAACGAGCACGGCGATTGTCTCACCGTGACCAAGCGCCGACTGGACAGTCAAACTGGATCCGGTTTCCGTTAGCAACCCGGCCGCGTGATCGAATACGGCCCTGGAGGCCTCAGAACTCCATGACACGCTGGCCTGGCGATTTATAGCTGTCAGTTCCAGGGTCACCCCCGACGTCGCGGGTCGAATAAATACCCGGACTTCTGCGCCTGCTCCCGCGGTTTCCACCATCTCTGACAGGATGATATGGAGCGATTGGCGAAACTTTTTCTTGTTGACCATAACGTCAACAAGATCTGCAGCAACCTCCAACTCAAGCAAAACATTCAAGCGATCCGCAAGCGGGCGAATGAGATTGCAGCTGTGCTTGAGGCAATCCGCAACATCCAAACGGCAGAAGTTGTCATCCGCACCATCCGGTTTCTCCGGAACCAGATCCAACAATGCGTTTAAGGATTGCGCACTTTGATCGCCTGCAGACCTTATGCGCCTTGCCGTTTGGCTGAGACTGCCCGCCGACAGCGATTTCCCCTGGTTTTCAACCAGCTTGGCCAGATCGACAATCTCCGTAACCTGCGCCTTGACTGACGCCCCCGCTTCCTCGATCACGTTCCAATGAACATTGCCGCCTCGCAATTGTTCAGCCCTTTGCGCCACGTGACCTTCAAGTTCATTCGCATCTTGTGACGGTCGAATTGCAAGGATCACCGGTTTGGCGGAGGCATTGGTTTGCCCGGCCTGCCCCGGCTTGAAGTCAATATCAAACACCTGATAGGCCGCTTCTCCGCGCTCGCCCGGCTGGTTCGCACCCGTCCTCAGGCGCACGCTGATGCCGGCTGGTTTTTCGCTTGCTCTGACATCCGCAAGACTTGTCAGATATTGCGGGCGATCTGCCACATGCAGCCTTTGAAACAACCAGTCGTCTTCAGATCCGGAAGGCGCAAAACCCAGGACTTCCCGCAAAGGTCCTGCCAGAATGCTCAGCCGCCCAGTCGCACCAATTTCCAAAAGCACCTCGGAAACACTAGTGCGAATGCGATCTCGGCTCTCTAGCGCCGCAGACACCGCATCTCGTGCCCGGCTGCGATCAAGAGCAATCCTGGCAGCCAGCATTCCGGTATAGATCAGCGCAGCAACGGAGGCGGCGATGCGCGCGGCTGGCGGCAGATTGACGATCTGGGAAACATGTCCGGCAAAGAGTTGGACGAGCGCAAACAGCCCGCAGCAGTAAAGCGTTATGCCGACAGTGATCTTTCGCCGAGTCGCAAAGGCAGCTTCAACCGGCGGAATGAGTAGCCAAAGCAAAGCAAAGGACGCATCGCCGCCGGTCATCACGCAGATAACGGCAACAAAGCTTGCAAAGAGCCCGGACGAAAACGCGATCGCCGTGTTCAGGTTTCCCGCACGTGACAAGAAACTGGCAATGGGCCACTGGCTGAGCATCCATGCCAGCACCACGATCGTCGCTGCATGTGGCGCGCCGACCAAAGCCAAGTGTAACGGCAGGATTATCAGCGCGACAGACCCGCTCAGGAAACAGCTGGTCAGCAGTGACCGGTGCAAGGGCGCGAGAAATTTATCTGCAGCGGCCATTGGATGAATCATCCCGTTGACTCGGTCCGCCAGAAGGTCTCTCAAAAATTTCAATTTTTTCAGAGGGTTACGCAAACTACATTACCACACGAATTCCACGGACACATACGCTCACTGCTTCTTGCAGGACATTGTCGGCGGCAGCGCTTAATGAACGATAAAGGATAATCCAAACCGGGAAAAAATCTGCAATTGCAGACCGATTTCAAGCGCTTGTGCGGAGATAGATAAAATTTGAATCAATTTCTCAGAAAACTTTCTTCAAATACCTGATTTATTTTATGAAAATTGCGCCGACCCATGCAACCGGACATTTTCAAGTCTTCGCTATCGTTCGACCATAACCAGTGAGCCGGCACGTCATCGGCCCGCGACTTCGAACAGACTATGGGTAGCATCATGTTGTTTCTTCTAAGGACGGCCTTCTGGCTCACCTTGGTGCTCGCACTGATTCCGCTTGGCTCAGGCGAAAAAAGCACCCCTGAACAGACTGTGGCCGTTGATCCTGTTTCGGCGTTCCTGGCCGCCCAGGCGACCGTTTCCGACATCGGCAGCTTTTGCAGCCGCAATCCTCAAGCCTGCGAAACCGGTGGCAACGCCTTGACGGCGATAGGCAGCCGTGCACGCGATGGCGCGCTTATTGTCTACGACTATTTCGGAACCCGGATAGCAGACAACACCGCCGAAGATGGCATGGTTACAGGTTCGACCGATCCCGTTCGTGCTGAGCTGAAGGGCAATGAAGACGTGCGGCCGGTTGCCGTTGTTCCGATTAAGAATCCAGGCTCCGTTTTGGAGACTGCCGGCGGGCCGGTTCCGCGGCCCAAGCCACGCTCAGGTCGCAGCACCTGAGCAAAAAAGCCGCTGGACGGAAACGCTGCCACCCGGCCAATGGCAATTTGCGCCCCGCTAGAGCGCTGCTGCACAAACGCGGCAACGACGGCTAAACTTCAGCGGCACGTACCGCTGCGCCGCAGATGGAAAGCTGCCCATTTCATCTGCGGCGTATTTTTCTTTTGAAGCTGTTTGGCAGATTTCCTGCGCTCCTTCCCTTTCTTTGATCCCGGATTTGCACTTTGCGCCATGCGGGCTATATGAAGGCAGATCCGACCTTCAAAGACAGGCGCCATGACCACCGATATCAGCGAAATCCTGGAGACATTCGAGTTTCTGGACGACTGGGAAGACCGTTACAAATACCTGATCGATCTGGGCAAAGAACTGCCGGAACTCAGTGATGCCGAGCGCTCGGACGAGCACAAGGTGCGTGGCTGCGTGTCGCAGGTCTGGCTGATCACGACAATCCGCCCCGGCCAGGACGGACAACCCGTGTTAAGCTTCAAGGGCGACAGCGACGCATTGATCGTCCAGGGCCTTGTAGCCATCGTGACGTCGCTTTTCAGCGGCAAGTCCGCGCAGGAAATTCTCGACACCGACGTTGAGAGCGTGTTCTCGCAGCTCGGGCTGCAGGACCACCTCACCCCGCAGCGCTCCAATGGTCTGAGGTCGATGGTCGGGCGCATTCGCACGGACGCCCAAGGCGCGCTCGCGGCAGCCTGAGCGCAGCTCAGACAAAAAAAGAGCTGCCATATGGCAGCTCTTGTAATCCGGATAAGAATTAACTTCTTATTTCGACCGCTTACGCTGCTGGCCGAGGCCCATTTTCTTGGCAAGCTCTGACCGCGCGGCCGCGTAGTTCGGAGCGACCATCGGATAGTCAGCGCCAAGATCCCACTTCTCGCGGTATTCTTCGGGCGTCATGTTGTAGTGCGTGCGCAGGTGCCGCTTGAGCGACTTGAACTTCTTGCCGTCTTCGAGGCAGATGATGTAGTCGGGCATGACCGACTTCTTAACCGGCACAGCAGGTTTCAGCGGCTCCGGCTCCGGCTCGCTGGACGCGGAAGCGGTTTTCTGCAGCGCTGTGTGGACTTCGTTAATCAGGCTCGGCAGATCCGTGGAAGCAACTGTATTGTTGCTCACATATGCAGAGACGATGTCCGCAGTAAGATCAATCAGGTTAGCATCCACCGGATTATCAGTCATTTTTCACCCGTTCTCTTCCAATTTCGAATTAAGCTTCTTTGTAAACCTGCAAACAATTTGTTCCGAAAACGCCTAAAAAATCACGTTACTTACGGAATTTAAAATCTAAAGCGATTCTACTTTGCAGGTGATTGTCACAGCCTTATATCGCCGCGAACCTTCTTATACAACCCCGAAAATCAAATAAAAAACAAAACTCGTCAATAAAAATCAAATTCTATAAATACCTACTATTTCGAAAAGATCGAAATAGACAATGGACCGATAGTATTCCCTTACGCCAGTCTTCGGGTTTCGCATAGCTGCTATGCTCACAAGCTCACTCCTTTGGTCGAATGGTTTCGGCCAAAGCATCGATTTTCGTATCAGCACAGGGACGATATCCCGCCGCGTATGCAGCTTTTGCCAATAAATGGGCCGAAATTGGGGCCGTGAGCAAGAAGAAGACAACACCGGCGATCGCTCGTGTGACGACGGAAAGGTCTCCAGCCTCTACAGCAAGTGCCAAAAGCATCAGTCCGGAACCGAGTGTCCCCGCCTTGGACGCCGCATGCGTGCGCATGTAGACGTCCTTCAGCCTGACGAGGCCAAGCGAGGCGACAAAGGCAAAGGATGCTCCGATGATCAGCATGCAGCCGGTTACAATATCGACGACAGCGCTCATTGCCCCGCCTCCCTGCGTTTGATGCTCTCTTCCACTTCTTCCATAATCGTGTCGTCGCCGGCCTTGCCGCGATTGAGAATAAATCGCGCGAACGCGACCGTTGCCAGGAACCCGACGAGCCCCAGCGTGATCGCAATATCAATGTAAAGATAAATCCGGGTCGACACGCCGATCGCGGCGATAAAGCCGATGCCGACGGCAACGAGCATGTCGAGCGCGACCACGCGGTCCGGAAGGCTTGGTCCCTTGACCGTCCTGTAAACAATGACGACGAACGCGACCGACAGGATGCCGAGCGAAATGTTCACAGCAACGTCGAGAAACTGGGACGCAAACAGATCAAAGGATGTCATCTGAACGCCTCCATGATCTTGCGTTCAAATCCATTCTTGATTTCGTCGATTGTCGCCTGGGGATCGGGCACATCGATACAGTGGATGTAGAGCGTCTTGCGATCATCCGATACGTCCACCGACAACGTGCCGGGGGTCAAGGTGATCAGGTTGGCGAGCATCGTGATTTCAAAATCCGTATCGACTGTCAAGGGAAGCGCTATGATGCCCGGCTGCAGTTCGATCTTCGGCCTGAGCACGATCATCGCCACCCGCCAGGCCGAAAGCACCAGCTCGCGCACAAAGGTCAGCGCCAGGCCGATCGCTTTGCCAAAACGGCTGAAATACTCAGCCGTACCGACCTGCTCCCGGATCAGATAGAGAGCGCCCGATCCGAGTACGAAGCCGAAGGCAAGATTGACCTCGGAAAAACTGCCCGTGACAGCTCCCCATGCGAGAGCCATGAGTATGTTGATGAGAAAGAGGCTCGTCATCCCTGCTCTCCAAGCACCGACCGGATGTAACCAAGCGGATCGACAACTCCGCTGGCACCCCGTGTCGAGAGTTCAATCATCCACTCCGGCTGCAGGCCGAAATAGACGACCAGCGCGGTAAGAATTCCTAGCGGCAGCCAGACGGCACCGCCAGACAGCTGTGCCTGTGACGAACCGCTCACCACAACGCTTTGCCCGTCCGGTGTTCCTTCCGGTCCACCACGCCAGAACGCGTAGATCCACACGCGTCCCATCGCCAATGTCGTCAAGAAGCCGCTGGCCAGGATCGCGGCTCCCAACCAGAACCTATTGTCGCCGAAGGCGGCGTCAACAAGCATCACCTTCGGCCAGAAGCCTGAAAACGGCGGCAATCCCGACACCGCAAACGCCAACACCAGAAACACGCCGGCAAAGGCAGCGCTCTTGTGATAGAGCCCCCCGAGCTGTCTGAGGTTGAAAGAGCCACCCATCATGCTGATGATGCCCGCGGCCATATAAAGCGCGGTCATGACGATGATTGAATGAACGGCGTAAAAGATTGCGCCTGAGATCGCCAGGACCGCTTTCTCGTCATTGGCCGCCACCGCCAGACCGGCCAGCATAGACCCGATGCCGGCAATGACCAGATATCCCAGCAGCCGCCTGATTTCGGTCTGCGCCAGTGCACCCAGAGCACCTGTCATGAGGGTCACGATCGCAACAAGACCGATAACGTCTGCCATAAAGTCGAGTGACGCTGGCAGGATGAGAACAAAAATCCGGATCAGTGCATAGACCCCGACTTTGGTCAGGAGCCCTGCAAACACGGCCGAAACAACGATATTCGGCGTGTGGTAGGACGCGGGCAGCCAGAAATTGACCGGAAAGGCCGCAGCCTTCATCGCAAA encodes:
- a CDS encoding Na+/H+ antiporter subunit D — protein: MAGSSVSVDYADAMIMTPIPAGDWLIVAPSLITMVGGALCLMLRKNTDLQPKVGMVLLGALVVASLALLIRVLDHGVITMVMGNWLPPFGIAVTADALGATLTFIGSVVAFCAGLFGMKTVDSSGRRYGFYPFLLLLMTGVCGSFLTADIFNLYVWFEVLLISSYGLLILGNDRIQLDGAVKYGVLNLVGTNLFLIATGLVYGIFGTLNMADIAVKVAAMENPASGTLATVAALYFLAFAMKAAAFPVNFWLPASYHTPNIVVSAVFAGLLTKVGVYALIRIFVLILPASLDFMADVIGLVAIVTLMTGALGALAQTEIRRLLGYLVIAGIGSMLAGLAVAANDEKAVLAISGAIFYAVHSIIVMTALYMAAGIISMMGGSFNLRQLGGLYHKSAAFAGVFLVLAFAVSGLPPFSGFWPKVMLVDAAFGDNRFWLGAAILASGFLTTLAMGRVWIYAFWRGGPEGTPDGQSVVVSGSSQAQLSGGAVWLPLGILTALVVYFGLQPEWMIELSTRGASGVVDPLGYIRSVLGEQG
- a CDS encoding cation:proton antiporter, with amino-acid sequence MTSFDLFASQFLDVAVNISLGILSVAFVVIVYRTVKGPSLPDRVVALDMLVAVGIGFIAAIGVSTRIYLYIDIAITLGLVGFLATVAFARFILNRGKAGDDTIMEEVEESIKRREAGQ
- a CDS encoding Na+/H+ antiporter subunit E, with amino-acid sequence MTSLFLINILMALAWGAVTGSFSEVNLAFGFVLGSGALYLIREQVGTAEYFSRFGKAIGLALTFVRELVLSAWRVAMIVLRPKIELQPGIIALPLTVDTDFEITMLANLITLTPGTLSVDVSDDRKTLYIHCIDVPDPQATIDEIKNGFERKIMEAFR